A window from Peptococcaceae bacterium 1198_IL3148 encodes these proteins:
- the mutS gene encoding DNA mismatch repair protein MutS produces MAETPMMQQYKAIKRQHADAILFFRLGDFYEMFFDDAITASKTLEITLTSRDSENKIPMCGVPYHAVDAYIAKMVAKGYKVALCDQIGDPKATKGIVKREVTRVITPGTVMESQLLQEKNNNYIASIFFDSDGTGLAYADISTGEFMVSEIDSQSAITDLISELERLQVSELLLPVAFKDDEMLVNQLYQRITKAITFYHNGAYEIDEALKYLQQQFPDQANEINWQRQPKCLAAAGALVQFLLETQRRSLNHIIQLKYYSISQFMALDMNARRNLELTRTIMDGNKKGSLLWVLDHTTTAMGGRLLKKWIEQPLLDINQINARLDAVSQLSAGIFLREDLRVLLKQVYDLERLTAKVVYGSANARDLLALKNSLFHIPDIKKLLLECTAPLLKEIANQMDTLTDLVTLLTESINDDPPISLRDGGLINNGYNEQVDKLKEASTNGRNWLAQLETRERERTGIKSLKIRYNKVFGYYIEVTKSNLDMVPEDYQRKQTLANAERYITSELKKYEDLILGAQEKLIELEYRIFIEIRDMVAKEIARIQKTAGAVAKIDVLISLAEVAVKHNYVRPTINDSGKLTISAGRHPVVETMLNQTQFVPNDTQLDTGGSYLALITGPNMGGKSTYQRQVALITLMAQIGSFVPAASAEIGIVDRIFARVGAADDLASGHSTFMVEMQECNNALRGATTKSLVIIDELGRGTSNLEGMAIAQAVIEYLHNTIGCRTLFSTHYHELAELESSLPGLKNYAAAVEEKGDNVAFLHRIVLGKASKSYGVHCAMLAGLPDMIINRANQLSTDYQRYLKAAEEVVSTSGQTAVALEPNAQLQLFNDASNNEQQEILSAITDIDLLNTTPLGAIQLLFELQNKIKNLYR; encoded by the coding sequence ATGGCAGAAACCCCAATGATGCAACAATATAAAGCGATTAAACGACAACATGCTGATGCGATACTATTTTTTCGTTTAGGTGATTTTTATGAAATGTTTTTTGACGATGCCATAACGGCCTCAAAAACACTAGAAATCACGCTAACCAGTAGAGATAGCGAAAATAAAATTCCCATGTGTGGTGTTCCTTACCATGCAGTTGATGCATATATCGCCAAGATGGTGGCAAAGGGCTATAAGGTGGCTCTTTGCGATCAAATAGGAGACCCCAAGGCCACGAAGGGCATCGTCAAAAGAGAAGTCACCAGAGTAATTACTCCCGGTACTGTGATGGAAAGTCAGTTGCTGCAAGAAAAGAATAACAATTACATAGCTTCAATCTTTTTTGACAGCGATGGAACCGGACTGGCGTACGCAGATATAAGTACCGGTGAATTTATGGTTTCCGAAATTGATAGCCAAAGTGCCATCACAGATTTAATTAGTGAGTTGGAGCGCCTGCAGGTATCGGAACTGCTACTACCTGTTGCTTTTAAAGATGATGAAATGCTGGTTAATCAATTATATCAAAGAATAACCAAAGCCATTACCTTTTATCACAATGGTGCCTATGAAATTGACGAAGCGTTAAAATACTTGCAACAACAATTTCCAGATCAGGCTAATGAAATAAATTGGCAACGACAACCTAAATGTTTGGCTGCAGCCGGTGCGCTGGTGCAATTTTTATTAGAGACCCAAAGGAGAAGTCTAAATCATATTATTCAATTAAAGTATTATTCGATCTCACAGTTTATGGCTTTGGACATGAATGCCAGACGCAATTTAGAGCTAACCAGAACAATTATGGACGGCAATAAAAAAGGAAGCCTTTTGTGGGTATTGGATCATACCACCACCGCCATGGGTGGAAGATTATTAAAAAAATGGATTGAACAACCACTGCTGGATATTAATCAAATTAATGCTCGACTGGATGCAGTATCTCAATTGTCCGCCGGAATTTTTTTGAGAGAAGATTTAAGGGTGTTGTTAAAACAGGTTTATGATTTGGAACGCCTAACGGCAAAGGTGGTCTATGGATCAGCAAATGCTAGGGATTTGTTGGCCCTAAAAAATTCATTGTTTCACATTCCTGATATAAAAAAACTTTTATTAGAATGCACCGCTCCTCTGTTGAAGGAAATCGCCAATCAAATGGACACCTTAACTGATCTGGTTACTCTTTTAACAGAAAGCATAAATGACGACCCGCCCATTAGTTTAAGGGACGGTGGTTTAATAAATAACGGCTATAATGAGCAAGTGGACAAGTTGAAGGAAGCATCCACCAATGGTCGCAATTGGCTGGCGCAACTGGAAACCAGAGAACGGGAACGCACCGGCATAAAATCCCTTAAAATTCGCTATAACAAGGTATTTGGCTATTACATAGAAGTTACTAAAAGTAATCTTGATATGGTGCCAGAGGATTATCAAAGAAAACAAACATTGGCTAATGCCGAAAGGTATATTACCAGCGAACTAAAAAAATATGAAGATTTGATATTGGGTGCCCAAGAAAAACTGATTGAGTTGGAATATCGCATCTTCATCGAAATAAGGGATATGGTGGCTAAAGAAATCGCCCGTATTCAAAAGACTGCCGGTGCGGTGGCAAAAATTGATGTCCTAATTTCACTGGCAGAAGTGGCAGTTAAGCATAATTATGTGCGTCCCACCATAAACGACAGTGGAAAGCTAACTATATCCGCGGGACGACATCCAGTTGTGGAAACAATGCTTAATCAGACACAATTTGTACCTAATGACACCCAATTGGACACAGGCGGTAGTTATCTTGCTTTAATTACCGGTCCCAATATGGGGGGGAAGAGCACTTATCAACGGCAGGTGGCATTGATCACCTTGATGGCTCAAATAGGCAGTTTTGTACCGGCTGCCAGCGCTGAAATTGGCATTGTGGATCGTATTTTTGCCAGGGTGGGGGCTGCCGATGATTTAGCCTCTGGTCATAGCACCTTTATGGTGGAAATGCAAGAATGTAATAATGCGCTGCGGGGGGCCACTACCAAAAGTCTGGTGATTATAGATGAACTTGGCCGCGGGACTTCAAACCTGGAAGGAATGGCCATTGCCCAAGCGGTTATTGAATATCTGCACAACACCATTGGTTGTAGAACGCTTTTTTCCACCCATTATCATGAATTGGCAGAGTTGGAGAGCAGCCTGCCGGGACTAAAAAACTATGCTGCCGCGGTGGAAGAAAAGGGCGATAACGTGGCCTTTTTACACAGGATAGTTTTGGGTAAAGCCAGTAAAAGTTATGGTGTACACTGCGCAATGCTGGCGGGTTTGCCAGACATGATTATAAATCGGGCCAATCAACTGAGCACCGATTATCAAAGGTACTTAAAAGCTGCCGAAGAAGTGGTGTCCACCAGTGGTCAAACCGCGGTGGCTTTAGAACCAAATGCGCAATTGCAGTTGTTTAACGATGCCTCAAATAATGAACAGCAAGAAATATTGTCTGCTATAACCGACATAGACCTATTAAACACCACTCCTTTAGGCGCTATTCAGTTATTATTTGAGTTGCAAAATAAAATAAAAAATCTTTACAGATAA
- a CDS encoding YlbF family regulator → MSQNIVEQATLLGNLLKESAEFKEVRAKEAAMLQDAEAQKLLNEQQQVQQSLQMKQMQGQQLTQEDMAAYKELESKMLANPLVKDYFDTRDKFENLLNTVNQTINNALMGQQDSCGSGCDCNTGCHCGGC, encoded by the coding sequence ATGTCACAAAATATTGTTGAACAAGCCACTTTATTAGGTAACTTGTTAAAGGAGTCTGCTGAGTTTAAAGAAGTGCGGGCAAAGGAAGCGGCCATGTTGCAAGACGCCGAAGCTCAAAAATTATTGAACGAACAACAGCAAGTGCAACAGTCACTGCAAATGAAGCAAATGCAAGGACAACAATTGACCCAAGAAGATATGGCAGCTTATAAAGAGTTAGAAAGTAAAATGCTGGCCAACCCACTGGTTAAAGACTATTTTGATACCAGAGATAAGTTTGAAAATCTGTTAAACACAGTTAATCAAACTATTAATAATGCATTAATGGGGCAGCAAGATAGTTGTGGTTCCGGTTGTGATTGCAACACAGGTTGCCATTGTGGCGGTTGTTAA
- a CDS encoding YlbF family regulator, with the protein MAQHILDMAFELGKLIKESDQFKAVQRKESIMLQDDGAQKLLTQYQKIQQDYQQRQMQGKKLTPEDIKAFEELEVKLLENSLIKDFTEAKGDFDDLLKNVNETINKTMVGAITPKEQ; encoded by the coding sequence GTGGCTCAGCATATTTTAGATATGGCCTTTGAACTGGGAAAACTAATTAAGGAGTCGGATCAATTTAAAGCGGTGCAACGGAAAGAAAGTATAATGTTGCAAGATGACGGTGCCCAAAAACTATTAACTCAATATCAAAAAATACAACAGGATTATCAACAACGTCAAATGCAAGGCAAAAAGTTGACCCCTGAAGATATTAAAGCTTTTGAAGAGTTGGAAGTTAAGCTGCTGGAAAATTCTTTAATAAAAGATTTTACAGAAGCAAAAGGAGATTTTGATGATTTGTTGAAGAATGTTAATGAAACCATTAATAAAACTATGGTTGGGGCAATAACTCCCAAGGAACAATAG
- the miaB gene encoding tRNA (N6-isopentenyl adenosine(37)-C2)-methylthiotransferase MiaB yields the protein MVNKCRGKYKIIVFGCQMSEHDSEVLAGQLEDMGYHRTDVQSEADIILLVTCCVRETAENKVWGLLGRLRKLKQNKPHLMIGVCGCLPQQKDMGANIKKRFPHVDLIFGTHNIHELPRFINQLQQSQDTVLEVWSDADSVVENIPVRREPGLKAWVTIMYGCNNFCTYCIVPYVRGRERSRKPENIAAEIKELVAQGYKDITLLGQNVNSYGKEFDPPFDFADLLKYLNEIEGLERLRYTTSHPRDFTDKLIDVIVACDKVCENFHLPVQAGSNEVLKKMNRGYTREQYLDLINKIRNKVPDASITTDIMVGFPGETEQDFADTLDIVSRVRYDSAFTFVYNVRQGTPAAMMVDQIPDDVKTRRIQQLIELQNKISLENNLDMVGKVEEILVEGPTKNNPNRYAGRTRTNKLVIFNGGQDFIGKFVTVKITAGHQTHLDGEIIVN from the coding sequence ATGGTAAATAAATGTAGAGGCAAATATAAGATTATAGTATTTGGCTGTCAAATGTCTGAGCATGACTCAGAAGTATTGGCAGGACAGCTGGAAGATATGGGCTACCACAGGACTGATGTACAGTCGGAAGCCGATATAATATTACTGGTGACCTGCTGTGTGCGGGAAACAGCAGAAAATAAAGTCTGGGGATTGTTGGGCCGATTGCGTAAACTAAAACAAAATAAGCCCCATTTGATGATTGGCGTATGCGGTTGCTTGCCACAACAAAAGGATATGGGCGCCAATATCAAAAAACGTTTTCCCCATGTGGACTTAATCTTTGGTACCCACAATATTCACGAATTACCACGATTTATTAATCAATTACAGCAAAGTCAGGACACAGTGTTAGAGGTTTGGTCCGACGCTGATTCGGTAGTAGAAAATATACCTGTGCGCCGGGAGCCGGGCCTTAAAGCATGGGTGACAATTATGTATGGTTGTAATAATTTCTGCACCTATTGTATTGTACCTTATGTCAGGGGCCGGGAACGCAGTAGAAAACCTGAGAACATCGCAGCGGAAATTAAAGAACTGGTGGCCCAAGGTTATAAGGACATCACGTTGTTAGGTCAAAATGTAAATTCCTATGGCAAAGAATTTGATCCGCCCTTTGACTTTGCAGATCTATTAAAGTACCTAAATGAAATTGAGGGATTAGAGCGGTTACGATATACCACCTCACATCCCAGGGACTTTACAGACAAGTTGATTGATGTCATCGTTGCCTGCGATAAAGTGTGTGAGAATTTTCATTTGCCTGTTCAGGCCGGTAGTAACGAAGTGTTAAAGAAAATGAACCGAGGCTACACCAGAGAACAATACTTGGACTTAATAAATAAAATAAGAAACAAAGTACCAGATGCCTCCATTACAACCGATATCATGGTGGGTTTTCCCGGTGAAACCGAACAAGACTTTGCCGATACTTTGGATATAGTCAGCCGTGTTAGGTACGACAGTGCTTTTACCTTTGTATATAACGTGAGGCAGGGAACACCGGCAGCAATGATGGTCGATCAGATTCCCGATGATGTTAAAACCAGGAGAATTCAACAGCTGATCGAACTACAGAATAAAATATCATTGGAAAACAATTTAGATATGGTGGGAAAAGTTGAAGAAATTTTGGTTGAAGGCCCCACTAAGAATAATCCCAACAGGTATGCCGGTAGAACTAGGACCAATAAATTAGTTATTTTTAATGGCGGCCAAGATTTTATCGGTAAATTTGTCACGGTAAAAATTACAGCGGGACATCAAACCCATTTAGATGGAGAAATAATTGTTAACTAG
- a CDS encoding helix-turn-helix transcriptional regulator, with translation MSLPKRIKELRARLGISQEALAKKLELSVASVASYEIGRVTPSIEVLVKMADVFGVSIDYLLERTNDEPIIPLEISFLLRSLPAESQQRVVRYLKFFAEDELNH, from the coding sequence ATGTCACTTCCTAAAAGAATTAAAGAACTAAGGGCTCGTCTGGGGATTAGTCAAGAGGCTTTGGCTAAAAAATTAGAACTTAGTGTTGCTTCGGTGGCCTCTTACGAAATTGGCAGAGTTACGCCCAGCATAGAAGTTCTCGTTAAAATGGCTGATGTTTTTGGGGTTAGTATAGACTATCTATTGGAGCGGACCAATGATGAACCAATAATTCCCCTTGAAATAAGCTTTCTGTTAAGAAGTTTGCCGGCAGAAAGTCAACAGAGGGTGGTTAGATATTTGAAATTTTTTGCCGAAGATGAGTTAAATCATTAA
- a CDS encoding SDR family oxidoreductase produces the protein MKLKQKIALVTGASRGIGRAIAIELANQGAHVIINYKTDGQRALATLNQIEKNGGSGVLIKGDVSDYLFAKKLITDIVNDFGTIDILVNNAGIAKFGLFTELTEQDWDEVINTNLKGVFNCCHHAVQAMLPHKNGSIINISSIWGNVGASCEVFYSASKGGVNAFTRALGKELAPSGIRVNAIAPGVIDTDMNNCFTEEERDALAQEIPMMRFGNGQEIAKLVAFLASDDASYITAQVITIDGGFV, from the coding sequence ATGAAACTAAAACAGAAGATAGCATTGGTGACCGGAGCATCGAGGGGCATTGGCCGAGCCATAGCCATAGAGTTAGCTAATCAAGGAGCCCATGTGATTATTAACTACAAAACTGATGGTCAAAGGGCGCTGGCCACCCTCAATCAGATAGAAAAAAACGGTGGTTCTGGTGTATTAATTAAGGGCGACGTATCTGACTATTTGTTTGCTAAAAAACTAATAACTGATATAGTCAACGACTTTGGCACCATAGATATTCTGGTTAACAATGCAGGCATTGCCAAATTTGGGCTGTTTACCGAGCTGACGGAACAAGATTGGGACGAAGTGATAAACACCAATTTAAAAGGTGTGTTTAACTGTTGCCATCATGCAGTGCAAGCGATGTTGCCCCACAAAAATGGCAGTATCATCAATATATCTTCCATTTGGGGAAATGTTGGTGCCTCCTGCGAAGTGTTTTATTCAGCCTCTAAGGGTGGCGTAAATGCCTTTACCAGGGCGCTGGGTAAAGAGCTGGCCCCCTCTGGCATCAGGGTAAATGCCATTGCCCCCGGCGTGATTGATACTGACATGAACAATTGTTTTACTGAGGAAGAAAGGGACGCTTTGGCCCAAGAAATACCAATGATGCGATTTGGCAACGGTCAAGAAATTGCTAAATTAGTGGCCTTTCTGGCCAGCGACGATGCCAGCTATATTACTGCACAGGTTATCACCATTGATGGTGGCTTTGTTTAA
- a CDS encoding VTT domain-containing protein has product MFAGDLLNIANLISENSVAAALTSIALNVFISVIGVIPSFFLTATNIIVFGIHKGFLVSWLGEVTGAVISLLLYRWGIKSFNRLKPEQVKIFRLINQMTTAKQLYFLSLLRMAPFIPSGLINLFGALTTVSLIVFLLATALGKLPALMIEVALSYNLVTFDKNYIYFFITVFITALLYWGLKKEIQRLEKT; this is encoded by the coding sequence ATGTTTGCTGGTGATCTGCTTAATATCGCAAACCTGATTTCGGAAAACAGCGTTGCTGCCGCTTTAACTAGCATAGCATTAAATGTTTTTATTAGCGTAATCGGTGTAATACCTTCATTTTTCTTAACCGCTACTAATATAATTGTTTTTGGTATCCACAAGGGTTTTCTAGTGTCGTGGCTTGGTGAGGTCACTGGTGCTGTAATATCTTTGTTGCTTTATAGGTGGGGGATTAAGTCGTTTAATCGGCTAAAACCAGAGCAGGTAAAAATCTTCAGGTTAATTAATCAAATGACAACGGCTAAACAATTATATTTTTTGTCGCTACTCAGAATGGCACCATTTATTCCATCAGGATTGATAAATTTATTTGGTGCTTTAACCACCGTATCGTTAATTGTATTTCTATTGGCCACCGCGTTGGGAAAATTGCCAGCCCTAATGATTGAGGTTGCATTAAGTTATAATTTAGTGACCTTTGATAAAAACTACATTTATTTTTTTATTACTGTTTTCATTACTGCTCTGTTATACTGGGGCCTAAAAAAAGAAATTCAACGGCTAGAAAAAACCTAA
- the malQ gene encoding 4-alpha-glucanotransferase — translation MIETRQCGILLHPTSLPSKYGIGDLGDTAYRFIDFLAASKQRLWQVLPLNPVGYGHSPYQGLSAFAGNPMLISIDKLIETGLLSTADVDDIPSFNDQRVEFDRVEQYKNLLFEKAYQIFKRHLLPDDYEKFFNDNTYWLEDYATFMALKEFFGGRPWNQWEQSIASREKDSLARYKRILADRINFHLFLQYIFFYQWQQLKEYANQRHIRIIGDIPIYVSYDSSDTWSRPSLFQLDKASNPKVVAGVPPDYFSETGQLWGNPIYNWQAMRDENYRWWKQRFGAIFKIADIVRIDHFRGFEAYWEIPFGEETAVHGRWVKAPGEELFTQIKKQFGPLPIIAEDLGVITTEVNELKNKFEFPGMRILHFSLESDDIEYFSPYYINTNTVIFTGTHDNDTTIGWLNTQRTQHSSALKRLTDCFHMPPDLPLEIAAWRIIEIAYQSPANTCIIPLQDFLGLDSWARMNYPGTVGGNWSWRFQSGDLTGELTEKIKKMTMFYNR, via the coding sequence ATGATTGAAACTAGGCAATGCGGCATATTGCTTCATCCAACATCACTCCCTAGCAAATATGGGATCGGCGATTTGGGAGATACTGCTTATCGCTTTATCGATTTTTTGGCGGCCAGTAAGCAAAGGTTGTGGCAAGTACTTCCTTTAAACCCTGTTGGCTACGGCCACTCGCCATATCAAGGATTGTCAGCCTTTGCCGGCAACCCAATGTTAATCAGTATCGATAAATTAATAGAAACTGGACTTTTAAGCACAGCGGATGTTGATGATATACCATCATTTAATGACCAGCGGGTAGAGTTTGATCGGGTAGAGCAATATAAAAACTTATTATTTGAAAAAGCTTATCAAATATTTAAACGACATCTTTTGCCCGATGACTATGAAAAATTTTTTAATGACAACACATATTGGCTGGAAGATTACGCCACTTTCATGGCTTTAAAAGAGTTTTTTGGCGGCCGTCCATGGAACCAATGGGAGCAATCCATTGCCAGTAGAGAAAAAGATAGTTTAGCACGCTATAAAAGAATTTTGGCAGATAGAATTAATTTCCACCTATTTCTACAATATATTTTTTTCTACCAATGGCAACAATTAAAGGAATATGCAAACCAGCGCCATATTAGAATTATTGGCGATATTCCAATTTATGTTTCCTATGACAGTAGCGACACTTGGTCTAGGCCAAGTCTATTTCAACTGGATAAAGCCAGTAACCCCAAGGTGGTTGCCGGTGTTCCACCGGATTATTTTAGTGAAACCGGACAACTTTGGGGCAATCCCATTTATAATTGGCAAGCAATGAGGGATGAAAATTATCGCTGGTGGAAGCAACGGTTCGGAGCTATTTTTAAGATTGCAGATATAGTGCGCATAGATCACTTTCGTGGTTTCGAAGCCTATTGGGAAATCCCCTTTGGTGAAGAAACGGCTGTTCACGGCAGATGGGTAAAGGCTCCGGGCGAAGAATTGTTTACTCAAATCAAAAAACAATTTGGCCCTTTGCCAATTATTGCCGAAGACTTAGGAGTAATAACCACCGAAGTAAATGAACTTAAAAATAAATTTGAATTTCCCGGTATGCGAATTTTACATTTTTCATTGGAGAGTGATGACATAGAATATTTTTCACCATACTACATCAACACTAACACTGTGATCTTCACAGGCACCCATGATAATGACACCACCATTGGCTGGCTTAATACCCAAAGGACACAGCACTCCAGCGCCCTGAAAAGGTTGACTGATTGTTTTCATATGCCACCGGATTTGCCATTGGAAATAGCCGCTTGGCGAATAATAGAGATTGCCTACCAATCACCGGCCAATACCTGTATCATTCCGTTGCAGGATTTTCTTGGCTTAGATAGCTGGGCTAGAATGAACTACCCTGGTACTGTTGGAGGCAATTGGAGTTGGCGTTTTCAATCCGGTGACTTAACAGGTGAATTGACAGAAAAAATCAAAAAAATGACAATGTTTTATAACCGTTGA
- a CDS encoding glycoside hydrolase family 13 protein — protein MNQFDIYHDSHNIYYRQPFGAVTCRQRIILRLEIESIRAADQVLLRMWKNDSREEKVNMLVTHVIGRKRVYQVEIIAPSQPGLLWYFFIIKFNGQTYYYGNNQQNYGGVGKIYQIEPPSYQVTVYKEQSTTPNWFKDAIIYQIFVDRFFNGNEEGQLLNPKSHCYLYKNWHDKPYYRNDPTTGKIVCYDFFGGNLLGVIKKLPYLKELGINVIYFNPIFEAPSNHKYDTADYKKIDPMYGDNNTFHELCCQAKQLGIAIILDGVFSHTGSNSRYFNKEGQYPDLGAYQSQKSPYYPWYIFKNYPDEYQCWWGIDTLPNVNEMEPSYQNFIIYDQDSVIRYWMKLGAKGWRLDVADELPEQFIKGIKQVMQQTDPESILIGEVWEDASRKISYGKMRHYLLGDELDSVMNYPLRNILLNYLLGLHDAHQTHRALMSLYENYPKHHFYSNMNLVGTHDVPRILTLLGEAPPENQLSPEQRKCFILANEQEKLAIARLKLLVLFQMTFPGVPAIYYGDEVGMQGYGDPYCRATYPWGQENLELLNWYKMLISYRHRYDLLKTGEWTTLYAHQDVYAYLRIIKNGRDIFGQSKKSGVAVVVLNRSKNREYHLSLEVRNWCQKSLIDLLDNNKEVPIKAGKLDVLIKPLQGKLFIDH, from the coding sequence ATGAATCAGTTTGATATTTATCATGATTCACATAATATATATTATCGTCAACCGTTTGGCGCAGTAACCTGCAGACAAAGAATTATTCTTCGGTTGGAAATAGAATCAATAAGAGCGGCTGATCAAGTGTTGCTCCGCATGTGGAAAAATGATTCCCGGGAAGAGAAGGTCAACATGCTGGTAACCCATGTGATTGGCAGAAAAAGAGTTTACCAAGTAGAAATTATTGCTCCCTCTCAGCCCGGTTTACTCTGGTACTTTTTTATCATTAAGTTCAATGGTCAAACATACTATTATGGCAACAATCAGCAAAATTATGGCGGCGTAGGAAAAATCTATCAAATAGAACCTCCCTCCTATCAAGTTACTGTTTATAAAGAACAATCCACAACTCCCAATTGGTTTAAAGATGCTATCATTTATCAAATTTTTGTAGATAGATTTTTCAATGGCAATGAGGAGGGACAGCTTTTAAACCCTAAATCCCATTGTTATTTGTACAAAAACTGGCATGATAAACCATACTATCGAAATGATCCTACCACAGGTAAAATAGTATGCTACGATTTTTTTGGCGGTAACTTATTAGGCGTAATTAAAAAACTACCTTATTTAAAGGAATTGGGGATTAATGTCATTTATTTTAATCCTATTTTTGAAGCACCCAGCAACCATAAATACGATACCGCAGACTATAAAAAGATAGACCCAATGTATGGGGACAACAACACTTTCCATGAGTTGTGTTGCCAGGCCAAGCAGTTAGGCATAGCCATTATTTTAGACGGAGTTTTTAGTCACACCGGTAGTAATAGCAGGTATTTTAACAAAGAAGGTCAATATCCTGATTTAGGTGCCTATCAATCCCAAAAGTCTCCCTATTATCCGTGGTATATTTTTAAAAATTACCCCGATGAATACCAATGTTGGTGGGGCATTGACACCTTACCCAATGTAAATGAAATGGAACCATCATATCAAAATTTTATTATCTATGATCAAGACAGTGTGATTAGATATTGGATGAAGTTAGGTGCCAAGGGTTGGCGCCTGGATGTGGCCGATGAGTTACCAGAACAATTTATCAAAGGTATCAAACAAGTGATGCAACAAACTGATCCAGAATCAATTTTAATTGGCGAAGTGTGGGAAGATGCCTCGCGTAAAATTAGTTATGGCAAAATGCGTCACTACTTACTGGGGGATGAATTGGATTCAGTGATGAATTATCCCTTGAGAAACATATTGTTAAACTATCTTTTGGGACTTCACGACGCACACCAAACCCACCGAGCTTTGATGAGCTTGTACGAAAATTACCCGAAACATCATTTTTATTCTAATATGAATTTAGTGGGTACCCATGATGTCCCTAGAATATTGACACTGTTGGGGGAGGCACCGCCTGAAAACCAGTTGTCTCCCGAACAGAGGAAATGTTTTATATTAGCCAACGAGCAGGAAAAATTGGCCATTGCCAGATTAAAATTGCTGGTTCTGTTTCAAATGACTTTTCCCGGTGTGCCTGCGATATATTATGGGGACGAGGTTGGTATGCAGGGTTACGGAGACCCGTATTGTCGGGCCACTTATCCTTGGGGTCAAGAGAATTTAGAATTGCTGAATTGGTATAAAATGTTAATATCCTATCGCCACCGTTATGATCTCTTAAAAACTGGCGAGTGGACGACGCTGTATGCCCACCAAGATGTCTATGCCTATCTAAGGATTATCAAAAATGGCCGAGATATTTTTGGCCAAAGTAAAAAAAGTGGTGTTGCCGTTGTGGTACTCAACCGTAGCAAAAATCGAGAATATCACTTATCACTAGAGGTCAGAAATTGGTGTCAGAAAAGTTTAATAGATCTGTTGGACAATAATAAAGAGGTGCCAATTAAAGCGGGCAAACTTGACGTGTTAATTAAACCATTACAGGGAAAGCTGTTTATTGATCATTAA